In uncultured Bacteroides sp., one genomic interval encodes:
- a CDS encoding two-component regulator propeller domain-containing protein, with translation MKKQFLFLLLFLFFILRSFASIEIRSKQITTSNGLANNSVRYIFQDSKGFIWMGTLNGLCRYDGNSFLTFKPQFGNNLSLVDHRIYDLEEDKNGFLWINTSAELYSCYDLKHDCFVDFTGKGELKQSYSKKYIAKNGDVWLWHSGNGCRQVKYENGAFTSVTYKKKNGNLTSDLVVFVSEDSRGNIWIGTQRGLTKVTGGSSTVVDRSRSYFKLSTYKGQTYFITDRNEILWYNPVSNKLQSIASSSLVEGIATPTGCLELKNEWIIFTSNGIYVFNFDTKKLYKNNSLFNETILSGSTLTDNKGNCWIYNHTGKVWYINVRTKRVKSFQLIPQNKINYIDNERYHFVQDSRNIIWISTYGNGLFAYNIAKDELDHFTSNINGFSHISSDFLQYVMEDKSGEIWVSSEFAGLSKITVLNESTNRIYPEDKSLSDRSNTIRMISKMNNGDIWIGTRKGSVYVYDSHLNMKLVMHNFHTNIYAVKEDASGKLWVGSRGDGLCIDNVWYKHDSNNPNSISENNIFAILKDSKKRMWIATFGGGLDLAVPQNGKYIFKHFLNQFYGQKQVRVLLQDRNGMIWMGTSAGVYVFNPDLLIKNPRAYYTFNYNNGKLKSNEIRSIMEDKNGRIWIGTSGAGFSTCQLSKDYQSIVFDHYTTQNGLVNDVVQSINEDKTGNLWIATEYGMSKFYPKTKIFENYFFSSYALGNVYGENSTSTCADGKLIFGTNYGLLLFDSRKIKRPFTSSPVVFTSLKINGINVSPEDQDSPLKQSISYSDKIKLNYSQNSFVLDFSSFNFYESELTRYSYKLENYDKDWSVPTSLNFAAYKNLPPGEYLLKVKVCNGSGVWDSRITTLEIEIAPPFWRTTWAFLIYIIVFGAALYFAYKIARDFTRLHNKIQVEKQLTDYKLVFFTNISHEFRTPLTLIKGALERIQRMEHVPGELEHPLQTMEKSTNRMVRLIDQLLEFRKMQNNKLALSLDNTDVIAFIYEIFLSFNDTSESKNMDFQFNSSVDSCKMFIDKEKLDKIVYNLLSNAFKYTPSKGKVSLIVTVDNEKNNLLIQVKDSGVGIPKEKRTELFNRFMQSNFSGNSIGIGLHLVHELVGVHKGTIWYEENVGGGSVFNVTLPLDEKVYNETDFLIPNNVLLKEEHIMNNVKLTAQESQEMAAVAPLNNYKILIIEDDNDVRQFLKEEIGVYFEVETAEDGLAGIEKLQEYDADLIVCDVLMPRMNGYEVTKKLKENLQTSHIPIILLTALGTPENHLEGIESGADAYISKPFSVKLLLTRITKLIEQREKLRNKFSSEPGVKRPAICSTDRDKEFIDKLHEILEREIANAEFSVDDFAAKMKLGRTVFYKKVKGITGYSPNEYLRIIRMKKAAELLISTNLTVAEVSYKVGINDPFYFSKCFKSQFGVAPSIYQKQG, from the coding sequence ATGAAAAAGCAATTCCTTTTTTTACTACTTTTCTTATTCTTTATACTGCGTTCTTTTGCGTCAATAGAAATACGCTCCAAACAAATTACTACAAGTAATGGCTTAGCTAACAATTCTGTCCGATATATTTTTCAGGATAGTAAAGGCTTTATTTGGATGGGTACTCTTAATGGCTTATGCCGTTATGATGGAAACTCATTTCTAACCTTTAAACCACAGTTTGGAAATAATCTCTCTTTGGTAGACCATCGGATTTATGATCTGGAAGAAGATAAAAATGGTTTCTTATGGATAAATACTTCTGCAGAACTTTATAGTTGCTATGATTTAAAGCACGATTGCTTTGTTGATTTCACCGGAAAGGGAGAATTAAAACAAAGCTATTCTAAAAAGTATATTGCTAAAAACGGAGATGTATGGTTATGGCATTCCGGAAACGGTTGCAGACAGGTGAAATATGAAAATGGCGCTTTCACATCTGTTACTTATAAGAAAAAGAATGGAAACCTGACAAGTGATTTGGTCGTATTTGTTTCTGAAGATTCAAGAGGAAATATATGGATTGGAACACAGCGTGGGCTTACAAAAGTAACCGGGGGGAGTAGCACTGTAGTAGATCGCAGTAGATCGTATTTCAAGTTGTCAACTTATAAAGGACAAACTTATTTTATAACTGACAGAAATGAAATTCTTTGGTATAATCCTGTCAGTAATAAGTTGCAATCTATTGCTTCGTCTTCTCTTGTCGAAGGAATTGCAACTCCTACCGGCTGTCTCGAATTAAAAAACGAATGGATAATCTTTACCAGCAATGGTATTTATGTTTTTAATTTTGATACCAAAAAATTATATAAGAATAATAGTTTATTTAATGAAACAATTCTTTCGGGTTCTACTCTGACCGATAATAAAGGTAACTGCTGGATATATAACCATACAGGTAAAGTGTGGTATATTAATGTTCGCACAAAAAGAGTAAAAAGCTTCCAGCTTATTCCACAAAATAAAATAAACTATATCGATAATGAACGATACCATTTTGTACAGGATTCCAGAAATATAATATGGATATCAACTTATGGTAATGGCTTATTTGCTTATAATATAGCAAAGGATGAATTAGATCATTTTACTTCTAATATTAATGGCTTTAGTCATATAAGTTCTGATTTTCTTCAGTATGTTATGGAAGATAAATCCGGTGAGATCTGGGTGAGCTCTGAATTTGCCGGACTTTCTAAAATTACAGTCCTGAATGAAAGTACCAACCGTATTTATCCGGAAGATAAATCTTTGTCCGACCGCTCAAATACTATTCGAATGATATCGAAGATGAATAACGGAGATATTTGGATAGGTACCAGAAAAGGATCTGTTTATGTTTACGACTCTCATTTAAATATGAAGTTGGTAATGCATAATTTTCATACAAACATTTACGCAGTCAAAGAAGATGCTTCAGGGAAATTATGGGTTGGAAGCCGGGGAGACGGATTATGTATTGATAACGTTTGGTATAAACATGATTCAAATAATCCTAATTCAATTTCTGAGAATAATATCTTTGCTATATTAAAAGACAGTAAAAAAAGAATGTGGATTGCTACATTTGGTGGAGGACTTGATTTGGCTGTGCCACAGAATGGAAAGTATATTTTTAAGCATTTCTTAAATCAGTTCTATGGTCAGAAGCAGGTTAGAGTTCTTTTACAAGATCGAAATGGAATGATTTGGATGGGAACCAGTGCCGGTGTTTATGTTTTTAACCCCGATTTACTAATAAAGAATCCAAGAGCTTATTATACCTTCAACTATAATAATGGCAAGCTGAAGAGTAACGAAATACGTTCCATTATGGAAGATAAGAATGGACGTATATGGATTGGAACTTCGGGTGCCGGATTTAGTACTTGTCAGTTAAGCAAAGATTATCAATCGATCGTTTTTGATCATTATACAACCCAGAACGGATTGGTGAATGATGTTGTTCAGTCAATAAACGAGGATAAAACCGGGAATTTGTGGATTGCTACAGAATATGGAATGTCTAAGTTTTATCCGAAAACAAAGATTTTTGAGAATTATTTCTTCTCAAGTTATGCGTTAGGCAATGTTTATGGTGAAAACAGTACCAGTACATGTGCTGATGGAAAACTTATTTTTGGAACAAATTATGGCTTATTACTATTCGATTCCAGAAAGATAAAAAGACCTTTTACTTCTTCTCCGGTTGTATTTACCAGTCTTAAGATTAATGGTATTAATGTTAGTCCGGAAGATCAGGATTCTCCATTGAAACAATCAATATCTTATTCAGATAAGATAAAGCTGAACTATTCTCAGAATTCTTTTGTGCTCGATTTTTCTTCATTTAATTTCTATGAATCAGAGCTTACAAGATATTCATATAAGCTTGAAAATTATGATAAAGATTGGAGTGTGCCTACATCTTTGAACTTTGCTGCATACAAAAATCTGCCTCCGGGTGAATACCTATTAAAGGTAAAAGTATGTAATGGTTCGGGTGTGTGGGATTCCCGGATAACAACGCTCGAGATTGAAATTGCTCCACCTTTTTGGCGCACTACATGGGCTTTCCTCATTTATATTATTGTTTTTGGAGCAGCTTTATATTTTGCTTATAAAATAGCACGCGACTTTACACGACTTCATAATAAAATTCAGGTCGAAAAACAACTTACAGATTATAAACTGGTATTCTTTACCAATATCTCTCATGAATTCCGTACACCGCTAACTCTTATAAAAGGAGCCTTGGAAAGAATTCAGCGTATGGAGCATGTTCCTGGTGAATTAGAACATCCATTGCAAACAATGGAGAAAAGTACAAACCGTATGGTTCGATTAATTGATCAGTTACTCGAATTCAGAAAGATGCAGAATAATAAACTGGCACTCTCATTGGATAATACAGATGTTATTGCATTTATATATGAAATATTCTTGAGTTTTAATGACACCTCGGAATCAAAGAATATGGATTTTCAGTTTAATTCATCAGTAGATTCCTGCAAGATGTTTATTGATAAGGAAAAACTTGATAAGATAGTCTATAATTTGCTTTCAAATGCCTTTAAATATACACCTTCCAAGGGAAAAGTGAGTTTGATTGTTACAGTAGATAATGAGAAGAATAATCTTCTTATACAAGTTAAAGATTCAGGTGTAGGTATCCCTAAGGAGAAACGTACAGAACTATTTAATCGTTTTATGCAAAGTAATTTCTCGGGTAACAGTATTGGTATAGGTCTTCATTTGGTTCATGAGCTGGTAGGAGTGCATAAAGGCACAATCTGGTATGAAGAAAATGTAGGTGGCGGGTCTGTATTTAATGTAACTCTGCCTTTGGATGAGAAAGTTTATAATGAAACAGACTTCCTGATTCCTAATAATGTGTTATTGAAAGAAGAGCATATCATGAATAATGTGAAGCTCACAGCTCAGGAATCTCAGGAAATGGCGGCTGTAGCTCCTTTAAATAATTACAAAATACTTATTATTGAGGATGACAACGATGTACGTCAGTTCTTAAAAGAAGAAATCGGTGTTTATTTTGAAGTTGAAACTGCCGAAGATGGTCTTGCCGGAATTGAAAAGCTGCAAGAATATGATGCAGATTTAATTGTGTGTGACGTGTTAATGCCGAGAATGAATGGATATGAAGTTACAAAGAAACTGAAAGAAAATTTGCAGACCAGTCACATTCCTATTATTTTGCTTACAGCATTAGGTACTCCCGAAAATCATTTAGAGGGAATTGAAAGTGGTGCTGATGCCTACATATCTAAACCTTTCAGCGTTAAATTACTATTAACTCGTATAACTAAGCTGATTGAGCAGCGTGAAAAACTTAGAAATAAGTTTTCAAGTGAACCTGGAGTAAAGCGTCCAGCCATCTGTTCTACAGACAGAGATAAAGAATTTATTGACAAACTACACGAAATACTTGAGAGAGAAATTGCAAATGCTGAGTTCTCAGTTGATGATTTTGCTGCAAAAATGAAATTAGGTAGAACGGTATTCTATAAAAAGGTAAAGGGTATTACAGGATATTCTCCAAATGAATACCTTCGGATTATTCGTATGAAGAAAGCTGCGGAATTACTTATCTCTACAAACCTGACTGTAGCCGAAGTGTCTTATAAAGTGGGGATTAACGATCCTTTCTACTTTAGTAAATGCTTTAAATCCCAGTTTGGCGTGGCACCTTCTATTTATCAAAAGCAAGGCTAA
- the rhaM gene encoding L-rhamnose mutarotase: MKREAFKMYLKPGFEEEYEKRHAAIWPELKKMLQEGGVSDYSIYWDKDTNILFACQKTEGDSSQDQGDNPIVQKWWDYMADIMDTNPDNSPVSIPLKEVFHMD, translated from the coding sequence ATGAAAAGAGAAGCTTTTAAAATGTATCTGAAGCCTGGCTTCGAAGAAGAGTACGAAAAAAGACACGCAGCTATTTGGCCTGAGTTGAAAAAAATGCTTCAGGAAGGAGGCGTTTCAGATTATTCGATTTATTGGGATAAGGATACAAATATTCTTTTTGCATGTCAAAAAACAGAAGGTGATAGCTCACAAGATCAGGGAGATAACCCGATAGTTCAGAAATGGTGGGATTACATGGCCGATATTATGGATACAAATCCTGATAATTCTCCAGTTTCAATACCTCTGAAGGAAGTCTTTCACATGGATTGA
- a CDS encoding NADH peroxidase codes for MKKFRCTVCGYVHEGDSAPEKCPLCKAPASKFVEVEETVGALTFADEHVVGVAKGCDEEMIKDLNNHFMGECTEVGMYLAMSRQADREGYPEIAEAFKRYAWEEAEHASKFAELLGDVVWDTKTNLQKRKDAEQGACEDKKRIATRAKQLNLDAIHDTVHEMCKDEARHGKGFEGLYNRYFK; via the coding sequence ATGAAAAAATTTAGATGTACAGTTTGCGGTTACGTTCATGAAGGTGATTCAGCTCCAGAAAAATGCCCATTATGCAAGGCTCCTGCTAGCAAGTTTGTAGAAGTAGAAGAAACTGTAGGTGCTTTAACTTTTGCTGACGAGCATGTTGTTGGTGTAGCAAAAGGTTGCGACGAAGAAATGATTAAAGACCTTAACAATCATTTCATGGGAGAATGTACAGAAGTTGGTATGTACTTGGCTATGAGTCGCCAGGCTGATCGTGAAGGATATCCTGAAATTGCTGAAGCTTTTAAAAGATATGCATGGGAAGAAGCTGAACATGCTTCAAAATTTGCGGAATTGCTAGGTGATGTTGTTTGGGATACTAAAACAAACTTACAGAAACGTAAAGATGCAGAACAAGGCGCTTGCGAAGATAAAAAGCGTATTGCTACACGTGCAAAACAACTAAACTTAGATGCTATTCACGATACTGTTCATGAAATGTGTAAAGACGAAGCTCGTCATGGTAAAGGCTTTGAAGGTTTATATAACAGATACTTCAAATAA
- a CDS encoding glycoside hydrolase family 88 protein — MKKILVSILLLGLASVHTPAQTVPDQKETLKTTMLVNDYFMKKYADCTTPTYVGKLRSSNLWTRAVYYEGLMELHKIYPREDYYDYAYTWASFHKWSPRYGNTTRNADDQCCGQTYIDLYNICPSPEKIKNIKITMDMLVNTPQNDDWSWIDAIQMGMPILAKLGNTYKEQKYFNKMWDMYSYSRNKHGVNGLYNAKEGLWWRDKDFVPPYKEPNGANCYWSRGNGWVYAALVRVMNEIPANETHRQDYMNDFLAMSKALKKCQREDGFWNASLLDPSNFGGKETSGTSLFVYGMAWGINNGYLNRTEYLPIVVKAWNAMVKDAVHPNGFLGYVQGTGKEPKDGQPVTYDHAPDFEDYGIGCFILAGTEVYKLK; from the coding sequence ATGAAGAAAATATTGGTTTCAATATTACTACTTGGATTAGCATCGGTTCACACACCGGCTCAAACGGTTCCTGATCAGAAAGAAACTCTGAAAACAACAATGCTGGTGAACGATTATTTCATGAAGAAGTATGCAGACTGCACCACCCCTACTTATGTTGGGAAATTAAGATCCAGTAACCTCTGGACTCGTGCTGTATATTATGAAGGGTTAATGGAACTGCATAAAATATACCCACGCGAGGATTATTATGATTATGCATACACATGGGCATCTTTCCACAAATGGAGTCCAAGATATGGAAATACAACCAGAAACGCCGACGACCAGTGCTGCGGACAAACTTATATTGATTTATATAATATCTGCCCTTCTCCTGAGAAAATTAAAAATATAAAGATAACAATGGACATGCTGGTTAATACTCCACAAAATGATGACTGGTCGTGGATTGATGCCATTCAGATGGGCATGCCTATTTTAGCTAAGCTTGGCAATACGTATAAAGAACAGAAATATTTCAATAAAATGTGGGATATGTATTCGTACAGCCGCAACAAACATGGAGTAAACGGATTGTATAATGCTAAAGAAGGCTTATGGTGGAGAGATAAAGACTTTGTTCCTCCTTATAAAGAGCCTAACGGAGCTAATTGTTACTGGTCAAGAGGTAATGGCTGGGTATATGCTGCATTGGTACGTGTAATGAATGAAATTCCGGCTAACGAAACTCACCGACAGGATTATATGAACGACTTTTTAGCAATGAGTAAAGCTTTAAAGAAATGTCAGCGCGAAGATGGATTCTGGAATGCCAGTCTGCTCGATCCATCAAACTTCGGAGGAAAAGAAACTTCGGGAACATCGCTCTTTGTTTATGGAATGGCATGGGGTATTAATAATGGTTATCTGAATAGAACTGAATATCTTCCTATAGTAGTAAAAGCCTGGAATGCAATGGTTAAAGATGCTGTTCATCCTAATGGTTTCCTTGGTTATGTTCAGGGAACAGGTAAAGAACCTAAAGACGGACAACCTGTAACTTACGATCATGCTCCCGATTTTGAAGATTACGGTATAGGTTGCTTTATTTTAGCAGGAACTGAAGTTTACAAACTTAAATAA
- a CDS encoding rhamnogalacturonan acetylesterase — protein MKRILLLILIPVLLSFQSVPNKVRIYIAGDSTAQSYDTTKTLQRGWGQFLSLYFNDKVEVVNKAKAGRSTKSFQDEGRWTEIVSTIRKGDWVIIQFGHNDTSNKPERHASPEDFKNNLIKFITDVRQKKANPILLTPVVMRTFKDGVLVDDRLKQYPGITREVAKEYNVPLIDVNQKTRDLILKLGDEKSKPLYMWLEPGVDSSKPDGSKDDTHSLEAGAMQIAKFVAEGIKDLKLKGLCNHMK, from the coding sequence ATGAAAAGAATTTTATTACTTATTTTAATCCCTGTATTACTTAGTTTTCAAAGTGTACCAAATAAAGTGCGTATTTATATTGCTGGTGATTCAACAGCGCAGTCATATGATACAACAAAAACCTTGCAGAGAGGTTGGGGGCAATTCTTATCTCTGTATTTTAATGATAAGGTCGAAGTGGTTAATAAGGCAAAAGCTGGAAGAAGTACAAAGTCTTTCCAGGATGAAGGACGATGGACTGAAATTGTTTCGACTATAAGAAAAGGCGACTGGGTAATTATTCAATTCGGACATAATGATACTTCCAATAAACCCGAACGCCATGCTTCTCCCGAAGACTTCAAAAATAACCTCATTAAGTTTATTACAGATGTTCGTCAGAAGAAGGCAAATCCAATACTTCTCACTCCTGTAGTTATGCGGACATTTAAAGATGGAGTTTTAGTAGACGATCGCCTCAAGCAATATCCGGGTATTACGCGTGAAGTTGCAAAAGAATATAATGTGCCTTTGATTGATGTTAACCAAAAAACAAGAGACCTTATATTAAAGTTGGGGGATGAAAAATCAAAGCCTCTTTACATGTGGCTTGAACCCGGAGTTGATTCCTCAAAACCCGATGGATCTAAAGATGATACTCATTCTTTAGAGGCAGGAGCTATGCAAATAGCAAAATTTGTGGCTGAAGGAATTAAGGATTTGAAATTAAAAGGATTATGTAATCACATGAAATAG
- a CDS encoding GDSL-type esterase/lipase family protein, translating to MGDSTAKNGQGKGDGDMWGWAAFLDNFFDTNKITVENHALGGMSSRTFLTAGLWEKVLSGIKKGDYLIIQFGHNDGGPLNTGRARASLKGSGEDSETVIMERTGGPEEVFTFGHYLRLYIRQAKAHGAIPIVLSHTPGNRWTGEKMDRCNETYGKWSKEVAEQEGAFYIDVNDRSARKFESLGIEKTKTYYKDNVHTTFDGAILNAKSAVEGLLDLPNCPLNQYINKSALSKDYKAADKPLFRDPVFDGAADPIVVWNKQEQKWFMFYTNRRANMTNSKGVDWVHGTPIGIAESADGTSWKYRGTANINYGSKDVTYWAPDIVENNGIYHMFLTVVPGIFTDWKHEREIVHLTSSNLIDWKFVSKLSLASDKVIDACIVKAPDGMWRMYYNNEKDHKSIYNAQSKDLNIWENKGKVIGDRAGEGPKVFAWKGKYFMIVDNWNGQAVYSSDDMENWRRQEHNILKEPGKGIDDGTNGLHADVVVNNGNAYIFYFTHPGRVATPSGKLDNYDTRRSSVQVGKLEYENGEIKCDRDKPVYINLR from the coding sequence ATTGGTGATTCAACAGCGAAAAATGGTCAGGGAAAAGGTGATGGCGACATGTGGGGATGGGCTGCTTTTCTGGATAATTTCTTTGATACTAATAAAATTACAGTAGAGAATCATGCCCTTGGTGGAATGAGCAGCCGTACTTTTCTAACAGCTGGTTTATGGGAAAAGGTTCTTTCAGGTATTAAGAAAGGAGATTATCTTATTATTCAGTTTGGTCATAATGATGGTGGCCCGTTGAATACCGGTCGTGCCCGTGCTTCTTTGAAAGGTAGTGGTGAAGATTCAGAAACTGTAATAATGGAACGTACCGGAGGTCCTGAAGAGGTGTTTACTTTTGGACATTATCTGCGTTTGTATATTCGCCAGGCAAAAGCACATGGTGCTATACCTATTGTACTTTCTCATACTCCAGGTAATAGATGGACAGGAGAAAAGATGGATCGTTGCAACGAAACTTATGGTAAATGGTCAAAAGAGGTTGCAGAACAAGAAGGCGCATTTTATATTGACGTGAATGATCGCAGTGCCCGTAAGTTCGAGTCTCTTGGAATAGAGAAAACAAAAACTTATTATAAAGATAATGTTCATACTACTTTTGATGGAGCTATTTTAAATGCAAAGTCAGCTGTTGAAGGGTTACTTGATTTACCAAACTGCCCTTTAAATCAATACATAAATAAGTCAGCTTTATCTAAAGATTATAAAGCTGCTGATAAACCATTATTCAGAGATCCGGTTTTTGATGGAGCTGCAGATCCTATTGTTGTATGGAATAAACAGGAACAAAAATGGTTTATGTTCTATACAAATAGACGGGCAAATATGACTAATAGCAAGGGTGTTGACTGGGTGCATGGAACTCCGATCGGCATTGCAGAATCAGCAGATGGCACATCATGGAAGTATCGTGGAACAGCCAATATTAATTATGGCTCAAAAGATGTAACTTACTGGGCTCCGGATATTGTTGAGAACAATGGAATTTATCACATGTTCCTTACTGTTGTTCCCGGTATATTTACAGACTGGAAGCATGAAAGAGAGATTGTTCATCTAACAAGTTCAAACCTGATAGACTGGAAGTTTGTGTCTAAATTATCTTTAGCTTCGGATAAAGTAATTGATGCCTGTATTGTTAAAGCTCCAGATGGAATGTGGCGTATGTATTACAACAATGAAAAAGATCATAAATCTATTTATAACGCACAAAGCAAGGATCTGAATATATGGGAAAATAAAGGAAAAGTTATTGGCGATCGTGCAGGTGAGGGTCCTAAGGTTTTTGCATGGAAAGGAAAGTATTTTATGATTGTAGATAACTGGAACGGACAGGCTGTTTATTCATCAGATGATATGGAGAATTGGAGACGTCAGGAGCATAATATTCTTAAAGAACCAGGTAAAGGAATTGATGATGGAACAAATGGTTTGCATGCAGATGTGGTTGTGAACAATGGTAATGCGTATATTTTCTATTTCACACATCCGGGAAGAGTTGCTACTCCATCCGGTAAATTGGATAATTACGATACCAGACGCAGTTCCGTTCAGGTAGGAAAACTAGAATATGAAAATGGAGAAATAAAGTGTGACAGAGATAAACCTGTTTACATTAACCTAAGATAA
- a CDS encoding rhamnogalacturonan lyase, whose translation MKKVLTTLLLLSSLWMTAQPNYNFSTMKREKLGRGIVAVRENSKDVFVSWRYLSSDPMNVGFNVYRDGIKLTKEPIVKGTFFRDSDPNSEKRVYTVKSVIKGKESEELSSSYTLPANAPVGYLNIPLDKPADGTTPDGQKYTYFPNDASIGDVDGDGQYEIILKWDPSNAHDNAHNGYTGNVYFDCYRLNGEKLWRIDLGKNIRAGAHYTQFMVFDLDGDNKAEVVMKTSDGTVDGVGKVIGNPAADYRAESGRILTGSEFLTVFNGQTGAAMSTIDYVPQRGDLMGWGDDHANRSDRYLACVAYLDGVHPSVVMCRGYYTRTVLAAFDWNGKELKNRWTFDSNIPGNEGYAGQGNHNLRVGDVDGDGCDEIIYGSCAIDNNGKGLYTTGMGHGDAMHLTAFDPASKELQVWDCHENKRDGSSFRDARTGKVIFQEKSSIDVGRAMAADIDPWNPGVEMWSLKSGGIRNIKGGIVNRDQKTLPVNSAVWWDGDLLRELLDKITISKYYWNEGECRPLFVAEGCSWNNGTKSTPALQGDIVGDWREEVLLRTSDNSALRLYVSTIPTEYRFHTFLEDPVYRISIATQNVAYNQPTQPGFYFGPDLKGVFRGYDFNLNK comes from the coding sequence ATGAAAAAAGTTCTAACAACACTGCTTTTATTATCCTCTTTATGGATGACAGCTCAGCCTAACTATAACTTTTCTACAATGAAGCGTGAAAAGCTTGGACGAGGAATAGTTGCTGTTCGGGAAAATTCAAAGGATGTTTTTGTTTCCTGGAGATATCTTTCTTCTGATCCGATGAATGTTGGTTTTAATGTTTATCGTGATGGTATTAAATTAACTAAGGAACCTATAGTAAAAGGTACATTCTTCAGAGATTCTGATCCAAATTCCGAAAAGAGGGTTTATACTGTAAAATCAGTAATTAAGGGAAAAGAGAGTGAAGAATTATCAAGCTCATATACACTTCCTGCCAATGCACCTGTTGGCTATTTAAATATACCTCTTGACAAACCAGCTGATGGAACTACACCGGATGGTCAAAAGTATACTTATTTTCCGAATGATGCTAGTATTGGAGATGTTGACGGAGATGGCCAATATGAAATTATTTTGAAATGGGATCCTTCCAATGCTCATGATAATGCACACAACGGATATACTGGCAATGTTTACTTTGATTGCTATCGCCTTAATGGAGAAAAACTTTGGAGAATTGATTTGGGAAAGAATATCCGTGCAGGAGCTCATTATACTCAATTTATGGTTTTTGATCTTGATGGAGATAATAAAGCTGAGGTTGTGATGAAAACCTCTGATGGAACTGTTGATGGAGTAGGGAAAGTGATAGGTAATCCTGCTGCTGATTATCGTGCGGAAAGCGGTCGCATCCTTACCGGATCTGAGTTTCTGACTGTTTTTAATGGACAGACAGGAGCTGCCATGTCTACAATTGATTATGTTCCGCAGCGTGGAGATCTAATGGGATGGGGTGATGATCATGCTAATCGTTCTGATCGATATCTGGCTTGTGTTGCATACCTTGATGGAGTGCATCCAAGTGTGGTAATGTGCCGTGGATATTATACCCGCACAGTGCTTGCTGCTTTTGACTGGAATGGCAAAGAGTTGAAAAATCGTTGGACCTTTGACTCAAATATACCGGGCAATGAAGGCTATGCCGGACAAGGAAATCACAATCTTCGTGTGGGTGATGTAGATGGCGATGGATGTGATGAGATTATCTACGGATCGTGTGCAATTGATAATAATGGCAAAGGTCTTTACACTACTGGAATGGGACATGGTGATGCGATGCATTTGACAGCCTTTGATCCAGCTAGTAAAGAACTTCAGGTTTGGGATTGTCATGAGAACAAACGCGATGGTTCTTCTTTCAGAGATGCGCGTACCGGAAAAGTTATTTTTCAGGAAAAGAGCTCTATTGATGTGGGACGAGCAATGGCTGCTGATATTGATCCTTGGAATCCAGGAGTTGAAATGTGGTCACTGAAAAGTGGTGGAATACGTAATATAAAGGGAGGAATAGTTAATAGAGACCAAAAAACACTTCCTGTAAATTCTGCCGTGTGGTGGGATGGTGATTTATTGCGTGAGCTTCTTGATAAGATTACAATTAGTAAATATTACTGGAATGAAGGTGAATGTCGACCTCTTTTTGTTGCCGAGGGCTGTTCCTGGAATAATGGAACAAAATCGACACCAGCTTTGCAAGGTGATATTGTTGGAGACTGGCGAGAGGAAGTTTTATTACGTACTTCAGATAATAGTGCTTTGAGATTATATGTCTCAACTATTCCTACAGAATATCGTTTCCATACATTCCTTGAAGATCCGGTTTATCGAATCAGTATTGCTACACAGAATGTGGCATATAATCAGCCAACTCAACCTGGATTCTATTTCGGTCCTGATTTAAAAGGTGTATTTAGAGGATATGATTTTAATTTGAATAAATAG
- a CDS encoding transcriptional repressor, whose translation MNAYDKLITYNIKPSVQRIAIMDYLLKHRTHPSADVVYSALSKSIPTLSKTTVYNTLKLLAEQGAALMLTIDENNVCFDGDTSPHSHFLCKKCMNIYDLPISSSEQEVSGLNSDGHVITEIHYYFKGICKNCLNDKNID comes from the coding sequence ATGAATGCATACGATAAATTAATTACATATAACATTAAGCCATCAGTGCAAAGAATTGCCATAATGGATTATTTGTTGAAACATCGTACGCACCCTAGTGCTGATGTTGTTTATTCAGCTCTAAGTAAATCAATACCAACTTTGTCAAAAACAACAGTGTACAACACGCTGAAACTTTTGGCAGAACAAGGAGCTGCATTGATGCTCACTATTGATGAAAACAATGTTTGTTTCGACGGTGATACTTCACCTCATTCCCACTTTCTGTGTAAAAAATGTATGAATATTTATGATTTACCTATATCTTCATCGGAGCAAGAGGTTAGTGGTTTGAACTCCGACGGACATGTTATAACAGAAATACATTACTATTTTAAAGGCATTTGTAAGAATTGCCTAAACGATAAAAATATTGATTAA